The Papio anubis isolate 15944 chromosome 10, Panubis1.0, whole genome shotgun sequence genome includes the window CTTTACTACATATCTTACTTCATTAGCTGACTTATATagtctcttcatttttccttcgTTTGCAATAATACAATGGTTTCTATTAAGTAAACAACCAACTAGGcatctctttttatcttttgtagatgttttcttcttaaaacatATAGTTATATGTTTAgcttacatatttatgtatattatatatcaacacaaagaataaaattagattcaCAGAGTACGGTGGAAATACAATATACTGCTGGTACACTATTCAGCAAGCTTATGGAAtgacaaaaaagaatgaatcacTTTTCATGACTAGTATCTTAATTATcctctgtttttttctgactAAGCCAAATAGATTAGCATTTTTCAACTGCTCAATTTCTTCTTCAATCTTGGAGACATTCTACGGAGATAGAACCTAAGTGCAAATTAAAAGTGGAGTCCGTGACAGGTCGCTGTCACGGTAAAGCCTGGTGTCTTGTGTGTTACTATGACTATGTGGTCAATGATTACTGCCTGGACAGGAACGCAGGAGTGGGTGGGTCGTGCTGGAGATGTGCAGGAATTTGTTCCTCGGCCCTGGAAGCCAGCTTGAGCATAGCACAGGATGACACAGCAGCTCTAAGCTCAGGTGGACTGGTGCACCTGGAGCACGGCGGGCTGCACGGGGTCCTCATCGGAGCGCTCCGCCTCCTCGGAGGTTAGCGCATAGCCACCCTCATAGCGCACCTTCTGTGCCTGTTCCAGGGCCACTgactcctcctcttcatcttccacAATAGTCAAGTCGATGTTGCTGTCCATTCCCGAGTTACTCCCCCTGGAGGTCACCTTCTCAGCAGCCTCCTCTGCGGTTTCCTCTTCCACCAGGGCGCTGGCGAGGGACGCTTCCGAAAGACCCTCCACAAAGGACCCCTCTTCCTGGTCATGCGGCATCCGCTCGCTGCTAGGTAGGTCTTCTGACTtggtctcattttcttcatggcTTTCTCCGTCTCGGACTTTCTTCCGCCCGAAAGTGAGGGGAGAAACCTTGAAAGGGGAGCTTTTTCCTGAGGATAGTTTCTGGTGATTTGACGTGAGAGATTTCTtaatcttctctctcctctctacaGATACGATCTTTGTCCCCAGCTTGTTCATCTTTTTCTCGATGTTCTGGCGAGAAAATGCTTTCTTGAGGCTATCCACTTTCTTGAGGCtggatctttttattttctcgGCTCTACTTTCTTCCACCTTTTCCTCGGCACTGTCTTCCAGGGCCTCCTCATCGTGAGGCAAATCATCATCTGACGAGAGGTCCACGGTGTGCAGGGTTTCCTCCAGGGATTTGTTTTCATCCAGaagctcctccttcccttccacgGCGCCGGAAATGGGCTCTTTCACAAACACACTGGCAGGGATCTCATTTTCCTCCTGAAAAGACGGACGGTATAGGTTTCATGTTAATAACATATTTCACAGATAGTCCTGAGCTGCTGTAATACGTGTGTCTGTTTTGGGGAC containing:
- the CAVIN2 gene encoding caveolae-associated protein 2, with the protein product MGEDAAQAEKFQHPGSDMRQEKPSSPSPMPSSTPSPSLNLGNTDEAIRDNSQVNAVTVLTLLDKLVNMLDAVQENQHKMEQRQISLEGSVKGIQNDLTKLSKYQASTSNTVSKLLEKSRKVSAHTRAVKERMDRQSAQVKRLENNHAQLLRRNHFKVLIFQEENEIPASVFVKEPISGAVEGKEELLDENKSLEETLHTVDLSSDDDLPHDEEALEDSAEEKVEESRAEKIKRSSLKKVDSLKKAFSRQNIEKKMNKLGTKIVSVERREKIKKSLTSNHQKLSSGKSSPFKVSPLTFGRKKVRDGESHEENETKSEDLPSSERMPHDQEEGSFVEGLSEASLASALVEEETAEEAAEKVTSRGSNSGMDSNIDLTIVEDEEEESVALEQAQKVRYEGGYALTSEEAERSDEDPVQPAVLQVHQST